In Cystobacter fuscus DSM 2262, the genomic stretch CCGACCGCGCGTGCTCCTCGCCCCCGGCGAGGGTGTGGAGGGTGAGGCTTCCGGGCGTCCGGGTGGTGCCCGGACTGAGGACGTTGACGCGGATGGGGCGACCCTTCAGATCGAGGATCCAGTTGCGGGCGAAGTTGCGCACGGCGGCCTTGGTCGCGCTGTAGACGCTGAACGCCGGAGTGGCCATTGCGCTCGTCGTCGAGCCGTTGATGATGATGGAGGCCCCCTCGCGCAGCAGGGGCAGGGCCTTCTGGACCGTGAACAGGACGCCCTTGACGTTGGTGTTGAAGATGTCGTCGAAGTGCTCCTCCGTGATGGAGCCCAGGGCGGCGAACCCCGCCGTGCCCGCATTGGCGAAGACGATGTCCACGGCGTCCGCCTTCTGTTTCACCACCTCGTAGAGCCGATCGAGATCGGCCAGTTTGGACACGTCGCCCTGGATCCCCGTGGCCAGGGGACCGATCTCCTTCACCGCGGCGTCCAGCTCCGCCTGCCGGCGGCCAGTGATGAAGACCCTGGCGCCCTCGGCGGCGAAACGCTTCGCCGTGGCGAGGCCAATCCCTGAATTTCCACCCGTCACCACGGCCACCTTGCCCTGCAGCTTGTTGCTCATCGTCGTGTCTCCCAGTCGTCGGCGGAGGAAGTTCATCGCCAACGAGAGGGATCTAATTTGGGACGATTGGCTCGAAAGGTGGATTTCATGGGAACCTGCGTTCTAGAAACGCAACGATGAGGGCTCGATGCGGGACTTGAATGACATGTTCTTCTTCTCCGAGGTGGTGGCGAACGGAGGCTTCGCGCCGGCGGGACGGGTGCTGCGGCAGTCCAAATCGAAGCTCAGCCGCCGGGTGGCACGGCTCGAGGAGCGCCTCGGGGTCCGGCTGATCGAACGCTCCTCGCGCCGCTTCCGCGTCACCGACGTCGGGCAGGCCTTCTACGACCACTGCCAGAGCGTGATGGCGGAGGTGAACCGGGCCGAGGCCGTGGTGGCCGCCACCCAGGGCGAGCCGCATGGAACGGTCCGGTTCAACTGTCCCCAGGGCATGATGGATACCCTGGGGTGCCATCTCGTCCGCTTCATGGAGCGCTACCCCCGAGTGAACCTGCAGGTGGTGGCCACCAACCGGCGGGTCGATCTCATCGCCGAGCGCATCGACCTCGCGCTGCGCGTGAGCCCCTCGCTCGACATCGACGCGTCATTCACCGTGCGCAAGCTCACCCAGAGCAACTGCATCCTCGTCGCGGCTCCGGTATGGGCCGACCGCCTCGGCGATGAGCGGAACGTGGAGCAACTGGCGTCGCTCCCCACCCTGAGCATCAACGAACGGGAAGGGCAGGACACCTGGGCGCTCCTTGGACCCGAGCAGCGGACCTTCACCCTCCACCACATGCCCCGCCTGTCGTGTGGGGATTGCCAGGCCGTCCTGGGAGCGGCGATCGCCGGGCTGGGGATCACCCTGTTGCCCGAAGCTCTCTGCGGCCCCGCCCTGCGCTCCGGCCAGCTCGTCCGGGTGTTTCCGGACTGGCACACCCAGGAAGGAATTCTCCACCTCGTCTTCACCAGCCGTCGGGGCCTTCCACCCCCGGTGTCCGCGTTGATCGAGTACCTGGCGGAGCATGTTCGAAATCCCTTCTCCATGAAGATGGCGTCCTGAGAGGGAACTGGTACCCGCGCCGCGGCCGGGACCGCTTCTGGGCACCGGGCCTGGAGCAGGACAAGCAGGACGCCGACTTCACCCCGTAGATGGGCGCGGGTGCACCAGCGCGCTTCAAATCTGCGCCGCGCCACCGTCGACGAAGAGCTCGGCGCCGTTGACGAAGCTGCTGTCCTCCGAGCCGAGGAACACCGCGGTCCGGGCGACCTCGTCGGGGTCCCCCAGCCGGCCCAGGGGAATGGTGGTGGCCATCTGCTCGAAGAGCGCCCGCGCCGCCTCCTCATTCGGGGCGAGGCCATGCAGGCCGGGCGTCTTGATGGGGCCCGGGCTGATCACGTTGACGCGGATGCGGCGGTCCTTCAAATCGAGGATCCAGTTGCGGGCGAAGCTGCGCACGGCGGCCTTGGTGGCGGAGTAGACGCTGAACGCCGGGGTGCCCTGGATGCCCGCCGTCGAGCCCGTGAGGATGACGGAGGCACCGTCGCGCAGCAGCGGCAGGGCCTTCTGCACCGTGAACAGGGTGCCCTTGACGTTGGTGGCGAAGGTGTCGTCGAAGTGCTTCTCGGTGATGGAGCCCAGGGGAGCGAACTCGCCGCCGCCCGCGTTGGCGACGAGGATGTCGAGGGACGCCTGCTTCTGCTTCACCACCTCATAGAGGCGGTCGAGATCGGCCAGGTTCGAGGCATCGGCCCGGACGCCCGTGGCGCTGGGGCCGATCAACTTCACCGCGGCGTCCAGCTCGGCCTGGCGGCGGCCGGTGATGAAGACGGTGGCGCCCTCGGCCGCGAACCTCCTGGCCACGGCCAGGCCAATCCCCGAGCTCCCACCCGTCACGACCGCCACCTTGCCCTGAAGTTTGTTGCTCATGGTTTTTCTCCCTGTGATGCGGCGGCGGAGTTCGTCGTCGCGATGAGGGATATGTAGATTTGGAACGATGAATCCGATAGTTGGGCTTTTCAGGAACCTGCGTTCATTTTTTAGAACGATGAGGGCGTGATGCAGGACTTGAATGATCTGTTCTTCTTCTCCGAGGTGGTGGCGAACGGGGGCTTCGCGTCGGCCGGACGGGTGCTGCGGCAACCCAAGTCGAAGCTCAGCCGCCGGGTGGCGCAGTTGGAGGAACGGCTGGGGGTGCGGCTGATTGAACGGTCCTCGCGCCGCTTCCGCGTCACCGACGTCGGGCAGGCCTTCTACGACCACTGCCAGAACGTGATGACGGAGGTGAAGCGGGCCGAGGCGGCAGTGGCCGCGACCCAGGGCGAGCCCCATGGGCCAGTCCGGTTCAGCTGTCCCCTGGGGCTGATGGAGCCCCTCTCGGGCATCCTCGCGCGCTTCATGGACCGCTATCCGCGAGTGAAGCTGCAGGTGGTGGCCACCAACCGGCGGGTCGATCTCATCGCCGAGCGCATCGACGTCGCGCTCCGGGTACGCACCTCGCTCGACACCGACGCGGCGCTCACCGTGCGCAAGCTCGCCCGGAGCCGCCGCATCCTCGTCGCGAGCCCCACGTGGGCCGAGCGCCTGGGTGGCACACAGGACGTGGAGACACTTTCCTCGGTGCCTACCCTGAGCGCGACGGAGCAGCCCGGCCAGGACGTCTGGGAGCTCATCGGCCCCGAGCAGCGGACGATCGCCATCCGCCACGAGCCGCGGTTGGCCTGCGGGGATTTCCAGGCCCTGCGGGAGGCGGCGCTCGCCGGGCTGGGCGTGTCCCTGCTGCCTGACCATACCTGCGCGCTCGACCTGCGCTCCGGCCGGCTGGTCCAGGTGTTTCCGGACTGGCATGCCCCGGACGGAACGGTGCACCTCGTCTTCACCAGCCGCCGGGGTCTGCCGCCGCCCGTGAGCGCGTTGATCGATTATCTCGCCGAGCACCTTCGCGACGCGTTGATGCTGGAAGCGGAAACATGAACCTGCCCCTCTCCCAACTCGGCCCCGCGCTCGTCTGGCTCAACATCATCGGTATCGCGGTGTTCGCCGCCTCGGGCGCGCTCGCCGCTGCCCGGCGGCAACAGAACCTCGTCACGTTCGCCTTCTTCGCCGCCATCACCAGCACGGGCGGCGGCACCGTGAGGGATCTGCTCCTCGGCGCCCCCGTCTTCTGGATGCATGACTCGGGCGCGATCGCGGTCAGTCTGGCCATGGCGGTCCTGGTCTGGGTCACGCCCTCATGGCTGTGGCGGGGCAAGGCGCTCGACTGGTTCGACGCGATCGGCCTCGCCGCCTATGCCGTCTATGGCGCCGCCAAGGCTCGCAGCCTGGGCATCCCCGCCCTGCCCGCCGTGGTGATGGGCGTCGTCACCGCCTGCATGGGGGGCATCATCCGCGACGTGCTGGCGGGTGAGCCGTCCATCCTCCTGCGTCCGGAGATCTACGTCACCGCCGCCGCGCTCGCCGCCGCGCTGTACGTCGGGCTCGGCTCCCTGGGGGTCCCCATGCCCCTGGCCGCCGGCATCGCGGCCACCGCCGGCTTCGTCCTGCGGGCGCTCGCCATCACCCGGGGACTCGCCCTCCCCCTTTATCGAGGTTGAACACCGTGCGCGTCCTTCCACGTGGGTGGCCCTCCGGTGGGCTGTGGAGCCACCCGGACTTCCTGAGGCTGTGGGGCGCGCAGATCGTCAGCGCGTTTGGCAGCCGCATCACCCGCACCGCGCTGCCCATCCTCGCCCTGCTCACGCTCCAGGCGACGCCCACCGAGGTCGCCATCCTCTCGGCGCTCGGGGTCGCGCCCGGCCTGCTCGTGGGACTGTTCATGGGCGGGCACGTCGATCGGACCGCCAGACGGCCGCTGCTCATCGGCGCCGACCTCCTGCGCGCCCTGTTGCTCCTCACCCTGCCCCTGGCCGCGTGGCTCGGGGTCCTGTCGATGCCCCAGCTCTACCTCGTGGCGGCGGCGGTCGGAGCCGCCACGACGCTGTTCCAGATCGCCGACAACAGCTACCTACCCACGCTCGTGGACAAGGCCCTGCTGGTGGAGGCCAATGCCCGGCTGGAAGCCTCGGAGTCCGTCGCCGAGGCGGCCGGGCCCGGACTCGCGGGCGTGCTGGTGCAGTGGCTGACGGCGCCGGTGGCGATCGGGGTGGACGCGCTGTCGTATGTCTGGTCCGCCCTGTGGCTCGGCCGGATCCGCACCCCCGAAAAACCCGCGGCGGCCACCGGGGCACACGTGAGCGTGCTCGGCGACATCGTGACGGGCTTTCGCGCCTGCCTCTCCCATCCGTTGATCCGTCCGGTGTTGATCGCGGAGGCCGTCATGTACTTCTTCGGCGGCTTCTTCCTCGCGCTCTACATGGTCTTCACGCTGGAGACGCTGGGCCTGACGCCCGCCACCGTGGGCCTCATCATCGGCGTGGGAGGGGTGGGCGCCTTCCTGGGGGCGCTGCTCGCCCGGCCCATGCTGCGCCGGGGACTGGGCCCCGCGATGGGCTTCTCACTGCTGGTGGGACAAGGCGCGAACCTGCTGATTCCCCTCGCGCGGGAGGCAGGAGCGTGGAGCATCCCCCTGCTCGTCCTGCAGCAGTTGCTCGGGGATGCCCTGCTCGGCGCGTATGTGATTCACGCGCTCAGCCTGCGGCAGTGGGTCATGGACTCCGAGGTGCTGGGCCGCGCCAACGCGACCTTCCACGTGGTGACCGGACTGCTGCTGTCGCTGGGGGCGTTGCTGGCGGGACCCCTGGTGGACGTGCTCGGGATGGGGCCCACCCTGTGGATCGGCGCGGGGGGCGGCCTGCTCGCCGTCCCCCTGCTGCTGGGCGGGTCCCCGCTCACCTCGCGCGACTAGCGCTTGTACGAATCCACCGCCTTGCGGCCCACGGCGGGGTCATCGGTGAAGAAGCCATCGATGCCGGCATCGAGGTACGCCTGGATCTCCTTGATGGCGCCCTCGGCGTTGCGCGTGGAGTCCGGACCCGCGACCTTGAGCGGAGCGGGCAGGAAGCTGTTCTCCGGACGGAAGGTGTAGGGGTGCACGAGCAGCTTCGCGGCGTGGGCGTTGCGCACCAGGCTGGTGGGCTTCAGGAAGGCGCCCGTCGTGGCGTCCACGTCGAGGACGCTGCGCTTGTAGGGCCCGACACCGTTCGCGTAGGTGGCGATCTCCTTCATGCCCGCCTCGGTCATCAGGTCCGCGTAGGTGCGCGCGTCCTTGGCGATGACGAAGTCGTAGGGCTTCAAGGACGCCTCCTCCATCAACTGCACGAGCTTCCAGTTGGGCTGCGAGGTGCCGATCTTCGCGTGGATGGCCTTGAGGTTGGCCACCTCGAAGGACTGGATGTAGATGGTGGCGGTGGTGCGGGTGAAGTCATCCGCGCGCAGCGCCTCGATGAGCTTGTCCTCCAGCGGCAGGTTGATGGACTGGAAGTAGGTGGGGTGCTTGGTCTCCGGGTAGAGGTGGATGGTGCGGCCAGTGCTCTGGGACAGCTCCTTGGCGAGCGCGATCACCTCGGCGAGCGTGGGGATTTCGAACTGATCGTTGTACGGGGTGTTGCCCGGGCGCACCGCCGGAATCCGCTCCCGCGCGCGCAGCTCCTTGAGCTCCGCCAGGGTGAAGTCCTCGGTGAACCACCCGGTGAGCGGCTTGCCGTCGATCTCCTTCGTGGTCTTGCGCGAGGCGAACTTCGCCACCTCGGCCACGTTGGTGGTGCCGGAGATCTCGTTCTCGTGACGGGCCACGAGCACGCCGTCCTGGGTGGACACGAGATCCGGCTCGATGATGTCCGCGCCGTCCTCGACGGCCTTGCGGTAGCTGGCGAGCGTGTGCTCCGGGCGCAGGGCGCTGGCGCCACGGTGGCCCACCACGAGGAGCTTGTCGGCGAGCGCGGGCGTCCGGTCATCGGGCACGGGCGTCGGATCATCGGGCGTGGGCTTCGGGTCGCAGCCCGTCATCGCGAGCGTGCAGGCCAGGGCGAACGGCAGCACGGAGGACAGACGGCGCGAGGACCGCGAGGAAGTGCGAGAGGTGGAATGCAGGTGCACGGATGTCTCCCAGTCAGGGGACGCGTCACGTCCCGAGTGCTCCGGGCACATAGCATTGGAGGGTGACAGCGCGTGGGTGACAGCCCGGTGAAAACGGGAGTCAGACGCCCGAGGACACCGGGGTGGGCTCGGGGCGCGGCTGTTCGCCACTGGACTCCGGGCCGGCCTTGCGCGGGGCAAAGCCGATGCTCCAGCGGAAGAGCGAGTGCTCCTTGAGCAGCAGGTAGATGGCCCAGGGGCCAAGCAGTCCCATCGTCCAGCCCACCACGAGGTGCACCACCAGCGGCATGCCCGGAGACAGGTGCTCGAGCACCATGCGCGTGCCCGACACGAAGTAGATGTGGAAGAGGTAGAAGAGCATGCTGATGGAGCCCACGGTGGCGAAGCGCCCGCGCAGCGCCTTCCACACCGCGCCTCCCTCGCGTGCCCGGCTACCCAGGAAGACCGAGAGCGAGATCAACAGGCAGAAGCCCAGGGGCCCGTTGATGACGCACACCAGCTCGTAATCCGGCACCCCCGCGTACACGGCCACCAGCGCGGCGGCGAGCCCCAGGGACACCAGCACCTGCCGCGGCGCGGACAGCCGTGAGAGGAATTGGCAGGCGCCCACCAGGGCCGGCTGGATGAAGAGGCCCAGGCCGAAGAAGCGGTTCCAGTACGTCACCAGGGACACGTACTCGCCCATCACCGACGGCGTGGGACCCACCCACGCCACCACGGCGGCATGCATCACGATGGCGGCGGACAGGTAGACCAGGGAGGCCCAGCGGCCGAGCGGCGGCGCGGCGAAGCGCCGGAAGATCCAGCTCAGCAGCGTGCACCACACCAGCACGTGCACGAACCAGAAGATGGCGTACACGGGGAACCACGCCGTGGGCACGCGCGCGAGCAACTCCCCCCACGCCCACATCCCATGGGGAATGCCCCCCGACAGCTCCTGCATCAGCAGCAGCATGGGCGCCCAGATGAGCATCGGGACGACGAGCTTATCAAGCTTCTTGCGCAGGAAGCCGATGAGCGACCGGTTCACCCTCCCGAAGGCGCTCACGGCCACGCCCGCCGCGATCAACATCACGGCCATATTGAAGCTATGGATGAAATCGTACGTGATGCGCAGGTCCGCCCGTCCCGGGATGAAGAGCTTGCGCACCCCGTGCTGGTCATCCACGCCGAGTACGTGCACGAGGACCACCAGTGCGATGCCAAAACCTCGCATGCAGAACAAATCACCGGAAATCGACGGGTCCTCCGTCCGCTCTCCCTGCACGCCTCTCTCTCCCATGGAAAACCTCGACAAGGCCGAAAGGAACGTGCTTCCAGCGAACCGCCGACACCCCGGGTATCTACCGCAGTCCGGACGATTCTGACCTGGATTCGCGCCCCGAACAACAGGAGTCCACCCGAGTGCAGGGCGAGCAGGCGAGCATGGAACAGTTCATCGCCGACGCCAGTTCATCACCCGCGCGAACAACACGGTGCCAAAGACAAGCACGGTGAAGGCGGCGGTGTAGCCCAGGAAGATGAGCCAGCCGGTGGTGGCGCCCGGAATGCCCACCGAGGGGCTCATGTCTTGGAACTGCGCGCCGGAAAAGAAGCCGCAGGCGAGGCTCACCGGCAGGAAGACGAAGACGAGCAGGCCCACCATGCGATCGAACTGATCGCGCTTGTACTGGTCCAGCTCGGCGGCCTGGTCGCGCATGGACGTCACCGTCTCCTGCAGGCCGTGCAGCGAGTGCCAGGCGAGGTAGCGCGCGTTGACGTCCGGGTCCTCGCTCACGCGCGTGTGCCAGAGCGAGTTGGTGAAGAGCATCACGTCGGAGCGCACGCTGCGCGCGGGCCGCAGGCTCTGCCAGCGCGAGGTGCGGTAGCGCTGCTCCACCTCGGCCATGCGCCGGCTGATCTCGAAGGCCGAGTAGCGCTGGCCCAGGGTGAGCAGGAAGAGGAAGAAGTCGCGGTCGCACGCGAGCGGCCCGCGCTCCTCCTCCTCGAGGAGGAATTCGATCCGCGCCCCGCCCGTGGACGTCAGCCAGTGCTCGGTTTCCCCGGCGGCGTCGCGCAGCACGCGCCGGCTCTCGGCGGCGGCCGCCGAGGGCAGCGTCTCCAGGGAGGGCCGCGTGCCGGAGGC encodes the following:
- a CDS encoding SDR family NAD(P)-dependent oxidoreductase, with product MSNKLQGKVAVVTGGNSGIGLATAKRFAAEGARVFITGRRQAELDAAVKEIGPLATGIQGDVSKLADLDRLYEVVKQKADAVDIVFANAGTAGFAALGSITEEHFDDIFNTNVKGVLFTVQKALPLLREGASIIINGSTTSAMATPAFSVYSATKAAVRNFARNWILDLKGRPIRVNVLSPGTTRTPGSLTLHTLAGGEEHARSVYEQFAAIVPMGRMADPDEIAKVAVFLASEDSSYVNGIELFVDGGIAQI
- a CDS encoding LysR substrate-binding domain-containing protein: MRDLNDMFFFSEVVANGGFAPAGRVLRQSKSKLSRRVARLEERLGVRLIERSSRRFRVTDVGQAFYDHCQSVMAEVNRAEAVVAATQGEPHGTVRFNCPQGMMDTLGCHLVRFMERYPRVNLQVVATNRRVDLIAERIDLALRVSPSLDIDASFTVRKLTQSNCILVAAPVWADRLGDERNVEQLASLPTLSINEREGQDTWALLGPEQRTFTLHHMPRLSCGDCQAVLGAAIAGLGITLLPEALCGPALRSGQLVRVFPDWHTQEGILHLVFTSRRGLPPPVSALIEYLAEHVRNPFSMKMAS
- a CDS encoding SDR family NAD(P)-dependent oxidoreductase — encoded protein: MSNKLQGKVAVVTGGSSGIGLAVARRFAAEGATVFITGRRQAELDAAVKLIGPSATGVRADASNLADLDRLYEVVKQKQASLDILVANAGGGEFAPLGSITEKHFDDTFATNVKGTLFTVQKALPLLRDGASVILTGSTAGIQGTPAFSVYSATKAAVRSFARNWILDLKDRRIRVNVISPGPIKTPGLHGLAPNEEAARALFEQMATTIPLGRLGDPDEVARTAVFLGSEDSSFVNGAELFVDGGAAQI
- a CDS encoding LysR substrate-binding domain-containing protein — translated: MQDLNDLFFFSEVVANGGFASAGRVLRQPKSKLSRRVAQLEERLGVRLIERSSRRFRVTDVGQAFYDHCQNVMTEVKRAEAAVAATQGEPHGPVRFSCPLGLMEPLSGILARFMDRYPRVKLQVVATNRRVDLIAERIDVALRVRTSLDTDAALTVRKLARSRRILVASPTWAERLGGTQDVETLSSVPTLSATEQPGQDVWELIGPEQRTIAIRHEPRLACGDFQALREAALAGLGVSLLPDHTCALDLRSGRLVQVFPDWHAPDGTVHLVFTSRRGLPPPVSALIDYLAEHLRDALMLEAET
- a CDS encoding trimeric intracellular cation channel family protein; its protein translation is MNLPLSQLGPALVWLNIIGIAVFAASGALAAARRQQNLVTFAFFAAITSTGGGTVRDLLLGAPVFWMHDSGAIAVSLAMAVLVWVTPSWLWRGKALDWFDAIGLAAYAVYGAAKARSLGIPALPAVVMGVVTACMGGIIRDVLAGEPSILLRPEIYVTAAALAAALYVGLGSLGVPMPLAAGIAATAGFVLRALAITRGLALPLYRG
- a CDS encoding MFS transporter, giving the protein MRVLPRGWPSGGLWSHPDFLRLWGAQIVSAFGSRITRTALPILALLTLQATPTEVAILSALGVAPGLLVGLFMGGHVDRTARRPLLIGADLLRALLLLTLPLAAWLGVLSMPQLYLVAAAVGAATTLFQIADNSYLPTLVDKALLVEANARLEASESVAEAAGPGLAGVLVQWLTAPVAIGVDALSYVWSALWLGRIRTPEKPAAATGAHVSVLGDIVTGFRACLSHPLIRPVLIAEAVMYFFGGFFLALYMVFTLETLGLTPATVGLIIGVGGVGAFLGALLARPMLRRGLGPAMGFSLLVGQGANLLIPLAREAGAWSIPLLVLQQLLGDALLGAYVIHALSLRQWVMDSEVLGRANATFHVVTGLLLSLGALLAGPLVDVLGMGPTLWIGAGGGLLAVPLLLGGSPLTSRD
- a CDS encoding glycerophosphodiester phosphodiesterase, whose product is MHLHSTSRTSSRSSRRLSSVLPFALACTLAMTGCDPKPTPDDPTPVPDDRTPALADKLLVVGHRGASALRPEHTLASYRKAVEDGADIIEPDLVSTQDGVLVARHENEISGTTNVAEVAKFASRKTTKEIDGKPLTGWFTEDFTLAELKELRARERIPAVRPGNTPYNDQFEIPTLAEVIALAKELSQSTGRTIHLYPETKHPTYFQSINLPLEDKLIEALRADDFTRTTATIYIQSFEVANLKAIHAKIGTSQPNWKLVQLMEEASLKPYDFVIAKDARTYADLMTEAGMKEIATYANGVGPYKRSVLDVDATTGAFLKPTSLVRNAHAAKLLVHPYTFRPENSFLPAPLKVAGPDSTRNAEGAIKEIQAYLDAGIDGFFTDDPAVGRKAVDSYKR
- a CDS encoding acyltransferase family protein translates to MGERGVQGERTEDPSISGDLFCMRGFGIALVVLVHVLGVDDQHGVRKLFIPGRADLRITYDFIHSFNMAVMLIAAGVAVSAFGRVNRSLIGFLRKKLDKLVVPMLIWAPMLLLMQELSGGIPHGMWAWGELLARVPTAWFPVYAIFWFVHVLVWCTLLSWIFRRFAAPPLGRWASLVYLSAAIVMHAAVVAWVGPTPSVMGEYVSLVTYWNRFFGLGLFIQPALVGACQFLSRLSAPRQVLVSLGLAAALVAVYAGVPDYELVCVINGPLGFCLLISLSVFLGSRAREGGAVWKALRGRFATVGSISMLFYLFHIYFVSGTRMVLEHLSPGMPLVVHLVVGWTMGLLGPWAIYLLLKEHSLFRWSIGFAPRKAGPESSGEQPRPEPTPVSSGV